In Bradyrhizobium guangxiense, the following are encoded in one genomic region:
- a CDS encoding acetyl-CoA acetyltransferase, whose product MSYTPEDRIPVIVGVGEIVDRPKEITAGLEPLDLLEQALQRAEADAGAKLLGEVQSLDVVNFLSWRYRDPEQLLARRLGVTPAHCYYGPVGGESPIRYIHEAAKRIARGECTVAAVCGAEAQSTATKAERAGVKLPWTPFAHDVEEPKRGAAFQKSLAVTLGVFRPVTVYPFYEAASSAHWGQTPREAMAESGTLWSRYSEAAAQNPNAWLKRRYPPEEITTPTADNRLIAWPYNKLMVANPSVNMGGALLLTSLAKARALGIAEDRLVYPLGGASAEEPRDYLLRDQFYESHPQNAVLKAVMDLAGGGQKFDAIELYSCFPCVPKMARRTLGLGADVQPTVTGGLTFFGAPLNTYMTHAACAMVRRVRRGARLGLLYGQGGFVTKHHALVVAKAQLRAALAQETSVQGEADRNKRAVPEFVNEASGKGKVESFTVLYGRGGDVEHGVVMLRTADDRRTLARIPASDSATLAHLLNMDHTPVGSLGEIKMATDSVPEWKVS is encoded by the coding sequence ATGAGCTATACCCCCGAAGACCGCATCCCCGTCATCGTCGGCGTCGGCGAGATCGTTGACCGTCCCAAGGAGATCACCGCAGGCCTCGAGCCGCTCGATCTCCTGGAGCAAGCACTGCAACGCGCCGAGGCGGACGCCGGTGCGAAACTCCTTGGTGAGGTGCAGTCGCTCGACGTCGTCAACTTCCTAAGCTGGCGCTATCGCGATCCGGAGCAGCTGCTGGCGCGGCGGCTCGGGGTTACGCCGGCGCATTGCTATTACGGCCCGGTCGGCGGCGAAAGCCCGATCCGTTACATCCACGAGGCGGCCAAGCGCATCGCGCGCGGCGAATGCACGGTCGCGGCCGTCTGCGGCGCGGAAGCGCAGTCGACCGCGACCAAGGCCGAGCGTGCCGGCGTCAAGCTGCCATGGACACCGTTCGCGCATGACGTCGAGGAGCCCAAGCGCGGCGCGGCGTTCCAAAAGTCCTTGGCGGTGACGCTCGGCGTGTTCCGGCCCGTCACGGTCTATCCGTTCTACGAGGCCGCCTCCTCCGCGCATTGGGGCCAGACGCCGCGCGAGGCCATGGCGGAGTCAGGCACGCTGTGGTCGCGCTATTCGGAGGCTGCCGCTCAGAATCCCAATGCCTGGCTGAAGCGGCGCTATCCGCCGGAGGAGATCACGACTCCGACCGCAGACAATCGCCTGATCGCCTGGCCCTACAACAAGCTCATGGTCGCCAATCCCAGCGTCAACATGGGCGGCGCCCTGCTGCTGACCAGCCTTGCCAAGGCGCGCGCGCTCGGCATCGCCGAGGACAGACTGGTCTATCCGCTCGGCGGCGCCTCGGCCGAGGAGCCGCGCGACTATCTGTTGCGCGATCAGTTCTATGAGAGCCATCCGCAGAACGCGGTGCTGAAAGCGGTGATGGATCTTGCCGGTGGCGGCCAGAAGTTCGATGCGATCGAGCTCTACAGCTGCTTCCCCTGCGTGCCCAAGATGGCGCGACGGACACTCGGTCTCGGCGCCGACGTGCAGCCGACCGTGACCGGCGGCCTCACCTTCTTCGGCGCGCCGCTCAATACCTACATGACGCATGCGGCCTGTGCGATGGTGCGGCGTGTGCGCCGCGGCGCCAGGCTCGGCCTGCTTTACGGCCAGGGCGGCTTCGTCACCAAGCATCACGCGCTGGTGGTGGCGAAGGCGCAGCTGCGCGCGGCGCTGGCGCAGGAGACGAGCGTGCAAGGCGAGGCCGACCGCAACAAGCGCGCCGTGCCGGAGTTCGTTAACGAGGCCTCAGGCAAGGGCAAGGTCGAGAGCTTTACGGTGCTCTACGGCCGCGGCGGCGATGTCGAGCATGGCGTGGTGATGCTGCGGACAGCGGATGACCGGCGCACGCTGGCGCGCATCCCGGCGAGCGACAGCGCGACGCTGGCACATCTGCTGAACATGGATCACACGCCGGTGGGCTCGCTCGGCGAGATCAAGATGGCGACGGATAGCGTGCCGGAGTGGAAGGTTTCATAG
- a CDS encoding nitronate monooxygenase, which translates to MKSPICDMLGIEFPLLAFSHCRDVVAAVSRAGGFGVLGATVHTPDTLERELKWIDDHVDGKPYGIDVLIPENISTAGEKDVTWKSLEARVPREHRTYTRDLLKKYDIELKTTEVAADQPQPFDGKTALELLEVSFNHPIRLIANALGVPPKAMIEMGKKHGVPVAALVGAKEHALRQIAAGVDILVVQGTEAGGHCGEVSTMVLVPEVIKAIKKIRDVPVLAAGGIMTGRQMAACMAMGAAGAWTGSVWLATVEAETTEIFREKMIAASSRDAVRSKGRTGKPARQLRSVWTDAWDRAPESPGALPMPLQSIISRDAFNAIDRAAASGNAKARDLVSYFVGQGVGLIDSVKSAGAVVQEFKEDFAEAVEHMNALVAE; encoded by the coding sequence ATGAAATCGCCGATCTGCGACATGCTGGGAATCGAGTTCCCGCTGCTAGCCTTCAGCCATTGCCGCGATGTCGTCGCTGCCGTCAGCCGCGCCGGCGGCTTCGGTGTGCTGGGTGCCACCGTGCACACGCCCGACACGCTCGAGCGCGAGCTGAAATGGATCGACGATCACGTCGACGGCAAACCCTACGGCATCGACGTGCTGATCCCCGAGAACATCTCGACGGCAGGCGAGAAAGACGTCACCTGGAAGAGCTTAGAGGCGCGCGTGCCGCGGGAGCACCGCACCTATACGCGTGACCTTCTAAAGAAGTACGACATCGAGCTGAAGACCACCGAGGTCGCAGCTGATCAACCCCAGCCGTTCGACGGAAAAACAGCGTTGGAGCTGCTTGAAGTCTCGTTCAATCATCCGATCCGGCTGATCGCCAATGCGCTGGGCGTGCCGCCGAAGGCGATGATCGAGATGGGCAAGAAGCACGGCGTGCCGGTCGCCGCCCTGGTCGGCGCCAAGGAGCACGCCCTGCGCCAGATCGCCGCCGGCGTCGACATCCTCGTGGTGCAGGGCACCGAGGCCGGCGGCCATTGCGGCGAGGTCTCGACCATGGTGCTGGTGCCGGAGGTGATCAAGGCGATCAAGAAGATCCGCGACGTGCCGGTGCTGGCGGCCGGCGGCATCATGACGGGTCGGCAGATGGCGGCCTGCATGGCGATGGGCGCGGCCGGCGCCTGGACCGGCTCGGTGTGGCTTGCGACGGTGGAAGCCGAGACCACGGAGATCTTTCGCGAGAAGATGATCGCGGCGTCCTCGCGCGACGCGGTGCGCTCGAAGGGCCGCACCGGCAAGCCGGCGCGGCAGCTCCGCTCGGTCTGGACCGACGCCTGGGACCGCGCGCCGGAAAGCCCCGGCGCACTGCCGATGCCGCTGCAGAGCATCATCAGCCGTGACGCCTTCAACGCGATCGACCGTGCCGCCGCGAGCGGCAACGCCAAGGCGCGCGATCTCGTCAGCTATTTCGTCGGCCAGGGCGTCGGCCTGATCGACAGCGTGAAGTCGGCGGGCGCGGTGGTGCAGGAATTCAAGGAAGATTTTGCCGAAGCCGTCGAGCACATGAATGCGCTGGTGGCGGAATAA